DNA sequence from the Nitrospirota bacterium genome:
GGATAAAAGACTAAATATAAGAATTTCCGAAAGAGACTTGAATGAACTGCAAAAAAAGGCAGCAAGCGAGGGCTTACCCTATCAGACATATGTTTCAAGCATAATCCATAAATTTATTAACGGCAAACTGATAGAAGCAAAAAATTGATCTGCTAACAAATCACTCCACGGGATCGGCGGGTAACGACCCCGCCTCCCCATGAGTTCAGGCGTTGGCCAGAAAATAAATAACGACGGATAAAGACGGTGAAGATAACTTGGATTCAGTGCAAGAGCTATGATGATGCTAAAGATTTTTGCGACATCATATATCTGCAACAATGGAATGATAAACCATTTTATTGGGGCATCTGCAATAATTCGGTTTTCGGCGGAAATCCCCGGGCAATAAAAGACAGACGACGTAATCCCCGATACGGACCATCCTATCGCCACTGGATTGAGGGTTGCCTTCAACACGGAGGAAAGTTATACATTGGACAACCGACAGAGAGAAAAAATTACAGCCTTGAAGACATCGAATTATCATTAATCGCTCAGTTCCCCTCAGAGATGAATTTGGAGAATAATGCACGAATGACAATTCAAAACATCGATCATAGTGGTGACATCCCAGAATGCATTAAATTAAAAACGACCAACGTCGATTCAGGCATCCGGAAATAGAAAATTGCCTTTTTCATTGTCTCAGGCTTTATTCTGGCCACTGTTCAAAAGCAAACAATAGACAACTTTTTGATAAACCATATATAATTCAATATGCCAACGGTCAAGAAAATTCCTGGGCCTTATCGTTATTTTTTTTATAGCTTTGATTGTAATGAGCAAATGCATGTACATGTTCAAAGGGACAAGATGATTTGCAAATTTTGGCTGGAACCGGTTGCATTGAGCCAGAACCACGGTTTTTCATCGAAAGAGCTCAATATTATACGGAAATCCATTATAAACAATAGACAAAAAATATTGGAGGCGTGGCATGAACACTGCGGTGAAATTACAGGAAGTAAGAATTAAAGATATAAAAGTTACAGAGGATACAATAACTGCCCAACTCGTTGACGGGCGCATAATCAGTGTCCCGCTTGCATGGTCATGGCGGTTATCTGAGGCGACCCCAAAACAGCGATCTAACTACAGAATAATAGGCAATGGCCATGGAGTACACTGGCCGGATATAGATGAAGACATTAGCGCCGAAGGTATGCTGTATGGTATTCCCGCTCCCCACCCCGTCAAACGTGCGATGAAATCAAAACCTGATAAAAGGACGGCCAACAAATCGCTCCAGCGGACGCGGTGAAACCCGCGCCGCTCCCCCTGAGCTTCTGTGTTATAACAAGACATAAATAACCTGACCGCTCGCCATCTTGACAAACCGTGTCATACATTGTAAACATATAGCATGATTGTTTACGAAGAAAATATCAAAAAAGCGATTACCAAGGGTTCTTTACCCAGAGATGTCTTTAAAAGATTTAACAACGTTTTTATCGCGCTTGATACAACTCACGATTTAAGCCTTTTTGACATTAAGAAATTAAAGACATCTGATAAAAGGACATACTACCGCGTCAGAAAAGGAAAATACAGGGCCATATTCTATATTGAGGACAGCAGCTGTTTTGTTATCTCAATTGCCAAAAGAGAGGAGGTATACGATAAATGGGAGTGATATCCATCAGGTTGAATAAAGAAGAGGAGCGGATTTTAAAAAAATTGTCCGAACATTTTCATGAGGACAAGTCGGCTTTGGTCAAAAAATCGTTGCATGAGCTGTATGAAAATATTCTTGATTTGGACGAAATAAAGAAATTTGAGACTAAAGAACGCAAAGGCAAAACAACTTTTTATACGGCAGAAGATATTCTGAAATCATAAGGCCGTTATAACAATTCACTTCATGGGATCGGCGGGAAACTGCCCCGCCTCCCCATGAGTTCTGGCGTTAGGCTAAAACGAACTACCCACATCAACAGCCATACCGATATATTGCTCATTCAGCCATATATTGATATACTACCCTTATGAGTAAAGTCCGTTTTGAATGGGATGAAAAGAAGGATGCGGAGAATATCGCTAAGCACAATATCTCGTTTTCACTGGCTCAGCATGCATTTTTTGATCCCAGCCGTGTAATAGTTGAGGATATCAGTCATAGCTCGGAGGAAGAACGATTTTACTGCATAGGCCGTGTCGGCGATGGCATAGTGACCGTAAGGTTTACGTATCGTGGTAATGTTATCCGCATCTACGGTGCGGGATATTGGAGAAAAGGGAGGAAGATATATGAAGAGCAAAATAAAATATACTGATCAACCTATGGGCGAGTTGAAAGTTGTTAAAGACTTTCTTCCTAAACCGGAGCAGTTGGCCTTGAAGGAGGAAAACGTCAAAATTACAATTTCTCTGAACAAATCGAGCATTGATTTTTTCAAGAAAAAGGCCAAAGAGCAGCACACATCATATCAAAAAATGATTCGGCGCCTAATAGATTGGTACGCCTCGCAGTATCAAAAAGGTGCCTAACAATTCACTCCATGGGATCGGCGGGAAACTGCCCCGCCTCCCCATGAGTTCAGGCGTTATGTATTAATAAAAGGCCAATTAAAATGCTATGATATGAGAAAAGATGAGAGAGGTTTAATATGAAAACTAAATTGAATATGATTTATTGGAAGGGCAAGAAATACTGGGTAGGCAAATTGCTTGAGCGTCCCGACATAATGACTCAGGGCGAGACCCTTGCTGAACTTGAAGAAAATATGAAAGAGGCATACATGCTTATGACAATGGAAGATGTTCCTGCAAAGCACAAGATCAAGAAACTCGAACTGGCTGTATGAAACGCAAAACGTTAATCAAGAAATTAACCGCCCTCGGTTGTATTCTTGAAAGACACGGCAGTAACCACGACTTATATAAAAATCCCACCACAGGCAAAAAACAGCCGGTTCCACGCCATAATGAAATAGATGAAACTCTCGCAAAACATATCTTAAAAGAATTAACATAACACTTCACTTCATGGGATCGGCGGGAAACTGCCCCGCCTCCCCCTGAGCTCACGCGTTCGAGCTAAGGAGAAACTGGAGCCTCATGAACGAGACCAACCCCCGCTTCTGGGAGATCTTCTTCGAGGTTTACGAGGATCTGCCCCGTCAAGGTCCAGGCAACCGCACTTGCGCCGCCAGAGCCCTTGGCCTTTGCAGCGAACTGCGGGAATTCCCCGCAATCCTCGACTTGGGGTGCGGTGTCGGCGGACAGACGCTCCAGCTCGCCGAACTGACGTCCGGTTCTATCGTGGCAATCGATAGCCATGCGCCGAGCATCGAACGGCTGCGGGCGGCCATCTCGGAGCGCGGGCTTTCGCAGCGCGTCAGCGCGATCGTCGGAGACATGGCCCGTCCCGAGCAACCGCTTGAAAGTTTCGATCTCATTTGGTCGGAGGGTGCGCTCTACAGCATCGGTCTGCGGAACGCCCTTCACGTCTGCCATGGATTGGTCCGCCCGGGCGGCTACCTTGCGTTCACCGACGCGGTCTGGCGCAAGGAGAACCCGCCTCGCATAGTCAAGGCCAGTTTCGACATGGACTATCCGACCATGGGGTGGCTGGACGACGATGTGGCAGCGATACAAAACTGCGGATTCGAGCTCGTCGGGCACTTCACGCTTCCTGATGAAGCATGGTGGGACGATTTCTACGCCCCCATGGAGACTCGTATTGCTGAGTTGCGCGGCAAATATGCCAACGATATTGAAGCCTCGGCCATACTCGACCAACTCGCCGAGGAGCCCGAGATGCACCGCCGCTATTCCGACTTCTATGCTTATGAGTTCTTCGTGGCACGCCGTCCCTTTCACAGTCGCGGCCCGGAGACGAACGAAGCGCTCGAACAATGCGTTCCAGCTGACGCGGACAAGCCGCGCCGCTGAGCTTTGGCGTTCGCAGCCACAGAGGATAGGCTTCAGTAATGGCAAAAAATGCATTGTCATCGATTCTGGTGAAACATGAGCACATACTGTGATTTGCATCTCCATCTGGGAGGAAGCGTTTCTCCGGAGCTGGTGAGGCGGTTTGCCCAATCAGATCACGACGAGCACGCGCTCGAAGCGCTGGCCGAGGCCGATGTGCTGACCTTGTTTCAGGTCGTTCATCGTCTTGTGCAGTCGCCGGAGCGGGTTGAAATCGCGACAGAAAATGTGATCACCACCAGTACCACTGATTATCTGGAGCTCCGGAGCACTCCCAGAGCATTTTCTTCGGAGGCGTCGTTTCGTCCCTATGTAGAAGCTTTTGTATCGGCCTTGCGTCGATACCCTGACAAGGCCAGGGGAATACTCAGCATTGATCGCTATAAACACGATCTTACTACCGCGCGGGACATTATCGCACTTGCGCTGGAGTATCCCGATTGTATTGTCGGCATCGATATTTCCGGCGTTAATCCCCCGGGAACTCGTACCTTGCGGGGAAACGACCTGGCCGCGTGCATTGAAATCATCCTGGACAGCCCGTTGGGATTGGCCATCCACGTGGGGGAATTGGAGAGCGAAAAAGATCAGCGCGACAACACCGCCGCGTTGACGGCCATTGATCGCCGGCTGCAGCGGGACGACGATTGTATATTTACTGAGAAAAATGGGAAAGAATATTTCTGGACTGAAAGTAAATGCAAAGGGTTTGAGACGAGACCAGCCACCGATTAAATTTGAAAAGATATTTCTTGAATTCATTTTGAATTCCAAAGATACAAAGGACACCGATATTCAAAAAGCAAGTCATCTTGCTGAGGAGTCTGTCTGTCCGGTATGGCAAATGGTAAAGAATAATGTTTCCGTTACAACTGAGTATAAGATTAATGCCTGAGCAGACAGCCAACAAGCGCGTCGAGTGAGTCCCGAAAAACACGCTCCTCACGCGCGAGTTCAGGGCAAAATATAAAAAATAACTTGACAACCAACCCTTAGAATAGTACTATAGCGCTATAATACTATTAGCAAGGGAGGAGTTATGAAAAGTATTGAGATTGATTTTGATGTAGAAAAGGCTCTGTTTATGCGTCGCTCTTCAGAAGAAGTCACTTATAATGATGTGTTGCGTGATCTGCTGGGATTGGGACCAAAGAAAACTGCAACGGCATTAACTGAAACAGTAGACAGCCGCAGAGATTGGGTTACAAAGGGCGTGCGGTTTCCCAGCGGTACAGAATTCCGTGCCACGTATAAAGGGCAGGCATATTACGGCAAAGTCGAGGACGGCGAGCTTGTTGTTCAAAACAAAAAATACGGCTCGCCTTCGGCTGCAGCTGTTGCCATTACAAATAACCCCGTCAACGGCTGGCACTTCTGGGAGTGTCGGGTACCTGGGAGCAGTTCTTGGAAAATGATAAAAACACTACGAAAATAGACAAGGACATAGACCTAGTTCTCAATACTGTCTCGATAATGATAATATAAAGTCATGGAAATTCAGATAGACCCTCATACTCTGGAGCGCGCCGAAGAACGCGGCACTAATGAAGCTGAAATTAAAGACGTGATCCATTCAGGCGCGGCAATTCCTGCAAAGTACGAGCGCATCGGAAAAGCCAAGGTCTACGATTTCAAGCAAAGCAGGCATAATAAATATTATGAACACAAAAGAGTTGAAGTGTTCTATCTGATTGAGGGGGACAAGATTATTACCGTAACAGTTTATGTCTTTTATGGGAAATGGGAGGTGTAGCATGAACATAGTTTATAATGACAAAACAGATTTGCTTTACATCAGACTTGACGACAGAAAACAGGATGTCGTCAACAAGAGGGTATCGGAAGATATTGTCCTTGATATTGGAGAAAACGACAAAATTATAGGAATAGAAATACTTGATGCCTCAAAGCATGTGGCTCTTGATAAGCTTTTGCCTGTTAAATATGACATCACAAAAGCATCCTGAGATTCAGAACAGACACACCAATATTAAAGCCCTGACATTTTACTTCATGGGATCGGCGGGAAACGGCCCCGCCTCCCCGTGAGTTCTAGCGTTCTCTCTGCCAGTTGCTTCCGTTAATCCTCAGTGCTTGCAAGGAGAAAGAACTCTCGACGTGTCGGTGAACGCGCACCCTTCGGCGCACTTTTACCTCGTTTGTTTCCAGAAAAGCTTATAGTGCTGCGTCATATCTCTCCGCTTCATAAGAGACGGCTGTAAACGATATTTTTTATAATAGTAGTAATCTTAAGTGAAGGTGCAGAATGACGAGAATCAAGAATCCGTTGGAACTCTACAAGGTGCTTCCGAAAACCAATTGCAGGCAGTGCTCGGCTCCGACATGTCTTGCCTTTTCCGCAGCGGTAATCAAAGGTGAGAAACACCTCGCCGATTGCCCTCATATCCCGGACAGCCTCACCG
Encoded proteins:
- a CDS encoding antitoxin; the protein is MKTKLTKEEQEILDSYERGEWMPVKNLAARKAELRRYARNTLKKDKRLNIRISERDLNELQKKAASEGLPYQTYVSSIIHKFINGKLIEAKN
- a CDS encoding DUF4160 domain-containing protein, whose protein sequence is MHVHVQRDKMICKFWLEPVALSQNHGFSSKELNIIRKSIINNRQKILEAWHEHCGEITGSKN
- a CDS encoding DUF2442 domain-containing protein, yielding MNTAVKLQEVRIKDIKVTEDTITAQLVDGRIISVPLAWSWRLSEATPKQRSNYRIIGNGHGVHWPDIDEDISAEGMLYGIPAPHPVKRAMKSKPDKRTANKSLQRTR
- a CDS encoding DUF6290 family protein; its protein translation is MGVISIRLNKEEERILKKLSEHFHEDKSALVKKSLHELYENILDLDEIKKFETKERKGKTTFYTAEDILKS
- a CDS encoding BrnT family toxin — its product is MSKVRFEWDEKKDAENIAKHNISFSLAQHAFFDPSRVIVEDISHSSEEERFYCIGRVGDGIVTVRFTYRGNVIRIYGAGYWRKGRKIYEEQNKIY
- a CDS encoding CopG family transcriptional regulator, whose product is MKSKIKYTDQPMGELKVVKDFLPKPEQLALKEENVKITISLNKSSIDFFKKKAKEQHTSYQKMIRRLIDWYASQYQKGA
- a CDS encoding type II toxin-antitoxin system HicB family antitoxin, translated to MKTKLNMIYWKGKKYWVGKLLERPDIMTQGETLAELEENMKEAYMLMTMEDVPAKHKIKKLELAV
- a CDS encoding type II toxin-antitoxin system HicA family toxin, whose translation is MKRKTLIKKLTALGCILERHGSNHDLYKNPTTGKKQPVPRHNEIDETLAKHILKELT
- a CDS encoding class I SAM-dependent methyltransferase, coding for MNETNPRFWEIFFEVYEDLPRQGPGNRTCAARALGLCSELREFPAILDLGCGVGGQTLQLAELTSGSIVAIDSHAPSIERLRAAISERGLSQRVSAIVGDMARPEQPLESFDLIWSEGALYSIGLRNALHVCHGLVRPGGYLAFTDAVWRKENPPRIVKASFDMDYPTMGWLDDDVAAIQNCGFELVGHFTLPDEAWWDDFYAPMETRIAELRGKYANDIEASAILDQLAEEPEMHRRYSDFYAYEFFVARRPFHSRGPETNEALEQCVPADADKPRR
- a CDS encoding OsmC family protein yields the protein MGKNISGLKVNAKGLRRDQPPIKFEKIFLEFILNSKDTKDTDIQKASHLAEESVCPVWQMVKNNVSVTTEYKINA
- a CDS encoding DUF2283 domain-containing protein; the encoded protein is MNIVYNDKTDLLYIRLDDRKQDVVNKRVSEDIVLDIGENDKIIGIEILDASKHVALDKLLPVKYDITKAS